The region ATCCATTTCGCCATCTTTATCCCGAGTATCTGAAAATTCTTCATATACCTCAATTGGAATTTTTATTTTCCCTTGCTGACCCTGATAGACAAGCCACTCCCAGAATTCCGGAACTCGTGAGATAGGATAATAATCTCTCTTTGCATCTATGAGAGTGTTTGCATCGAGCAGATATAGAGAAGAATACTTTTTCATAAATATTGTTCAGGTTGAAAAAGTCTATGCACTTTTAGTGGTTTTATCTCTAATAGCATCCCGGCTTTTGTTGTTGTTAACGCACCGGCATATGTTAATCGTTGAACCAACTCAACAAGTGAACCTAGCTTATAGTTCTTTATCACATAATAATCGGGTCCACCTTCTTTCAGCTTATTTTTCTCCCGCTCCATTTTTTGTTTTTCCATCCAACTGTTAAGATAAAAATCACGTAATTGCTGCCATACTGGTTCTTTGATTTTTCCACTCTTGTATAATCGATAGGCTAGGTGGGTACTGCTAAGTTTCTTTAAAGATGCGTATTGGGATATTTCAGATTTTAAATTATCAAAATTATTCAAAGCCGGATTAAACTTTTCAAATTCAATTTGAGGAAGTAAAAATTCGCTAGCCACGTCATTACAGAATTTTTCAATTCTCTTTTCAGCATAATATCCACTAATGCCAGTTTTTCCCAAAACTAAATGAACTAGTTCATGAATAAGCGTGAAAGACCAGGCTGATTCAGAATCCTGATCATTGATTACTATAAATGGGGCAATGTCATCAGCGAGTGCAAATCCTCTAAAAGCTGTTACTGCAATATTTGTATGATAGGATCCCAGATTACCCTTAAGTAGAACAAAAACACCAATTCCTTCAATCTTTTGGCGTAAGTATCTAAAAGCTTCTTTGTGGTTAGGTTGATTCCTGAAGTCATCAAGGTCAATATTTATTGTAGTTCGAATTGTTTGGACAACAGGCTTCACACCATCCGAGATTTTATTTTTTCCAATGAACCGCAGTTTTATTTCCTCATCAGCTTCAATTAATGTTTCGCGGATTGTACTTTGTCGTGCTTTAATATCTCTTATTAAAATGTCAACATTGATATTTTCGATTTCATCAAATTGATCAGGCAGAGTTCTGAAATCCTCACCCCGATCGCCTTTGATTGGTGGCTTATCCAGATAAAAAAACAAAAGTGGCTGGCGATACTGTTGAGACATCCGGAGAAGCAAAGATCTGGATGGTTTTTTCTCACCGGATTCATAAGCAAGAAGTTTTTCAACTGCGTGCAGTTTTTTGTCGTCTTTAATGTTTAGTTTTTTTGCAGCTTCTCCAACCGATAGAAGAGAATTCTTTCTAGCCCACTCGAGAATACTATGTTTTATTTTTGGCATAATGGTGGAAAAATTTTTTACTTAAAATAAAATTCATCAAAGAATCTTGTAACTAAATTAATAAAATCTATCCAAATATATCACAATTGATAATTTTCAAAGAGAATTCTTCCCCCAAAAAGCAACTGGAAGAAATAAATTTTAACCCGCGACTTTAGTCGTGGGTAGCAAACGCAGAACGAATTCCTTTACGAACCGATTCGTCGGTTTTCGAAACTCAGTCCATACTTATCTGCAGACCTTGAAAATAGCGCAGCCGAAGAATATCAGAAACAAATGCTTATACAAAAGACTGCTATTATAAATAACAAGCTATCAGAAAGTAATAAATCTATGCAATTGCTCAATGGTTTATTTTAGTTCAGATATCCAAACAGAGGCAAATTTGCGGGCAGCCTCCACCGGCTCTTTACCAGCTCTGAAATAAAGCTTCCATTGTGGGTCTTTTCTTTCATACTCCGGATTAACAAAGACCTGCTTGTTCTTTACAGTGTTAAGTTGAGCATTAAAATCAATGTCTTTGCTATTTGAAAGAAACCTATCGAGCCATTTTTTAATTAATGGTTTTGGATTATTAACCGGAAAATCCTCATTCCACATTTTTAGATCAACAGCATAATTTTCCAATTGCTGGTCGTAATTTTGTTTGATTATGTTGTCTGTCTGAGGTGTATAAAAAGACTTCTCCGGATCATCAATATCTTTTAACTGTTGTTTTAGTTGGTTAATTACTTCTTCAAACATCGGCTTCTGATCGGCTTGAAGATTTTTCATATTGGCTTCCATTTCTTTAATGGAGTTACTAAGACTGGCTTTCTGTTCTTCTTTTAGCTCTTCAGAGTATTTTGGCTTCTCCGGTTCGTTCGGTTTTCTGGTTTCACGGAATTCATTGTATTTATTAATAAATTCCTGAGTGTTAACATATTCTTTAATTCTAATTCCAATCAACTCAACCATTTCAGCTCGGTCGTTAAGTGCAAGGCTTTTTAACACTTTAACATTTGGAATATAATAAGAAAGACCTGTGATATTATAGAGAACAGAGCTTTTGACATCATCTTCAGAAACTTTAAACTGTGCCAGAAGTTTCTTTAAATTATCGTCAATATATTTTTGAGTGATAAATCCAGACACAATAATCAAAACCGGCAAAAGAAAAAACAATTTTTTCATAGCATACCTCATAGTTTATTAAATAAATCAAAGTATTAAGATAAATGGGAAAAGAGTTTTCTGTTTTTACTTCCAAAACTATTCAATCATTACCGGGAATCTTTTAAAGTTAAGTTTATCAAAACTCTTATTTTGCTTCTGCCGTAATATTCTTATTTGATTTTTAAGTATCAACAATACGCAGGTAACTTATTACAAAAATTCTTATCACAACTTCTTTATTCTTCTCAAAAAAAATATTAAGAGAAAATAATGCTCAACCAACGGCTTCTGTCGGAGAAAACAAACATAGATTATGCTCCACTTGTTTATTAAACTTAAAGTTATGCTTCAATCCTATACTAAATCCAGGGCGGGCATAATTGGTATTACAAAGCACTATTTACTAAACGAAAGCCTTGCGTTATTACCGACTGAAATTTTTATTGTATCGCCATCAACAAAGTTACCGGCAAGCAATTCCTGAGAAAGAGGATTAATAAGATATTTTTGTATAACTCTCTTTAATGGACGAGCGCCAAATGTAACATCATAGCCAAGCTGAGCCAACCAATCTTTTGCATCATCTGAAACTTCAAGAATCATTTCCTTTTCCTTCAACATTTTCTTTACTCGTTCAAGCTGTATATCAACAATTTTTCTTATTTCAGATTTAAGCAGCGGTTTAAAGAGGACTATCTCGTCAATTCTGTTTAAGAACTCGGGACGAATTGTTCTTCTTAATAAATCATGCATCTGTTCACGCAGCTGTCCTAAAATTTCTTCTGCATTTTGCTCATTATATGATTCAAGTTTATCCTGAATAATGTGCGATCCAATATTTGAAGTCATAATAATAATAGTGTTCTTAAAGTTGACAGTTCTTCCCTGGTTATCTGTTAATCTTCCGTCATCCAAAACCTGTAACAACACATTAAAGACATCTGAGTGTGCTTTTTCAATCTCATCAAGCAATACAACAGAATAAGGTCTTCTTCTGACAGCTTCTGTTAATTGTCCGCCTTCTTCATAACCAACATAACCCGGAGGAGCTCCAATCAAACGAGAAACAGAAAACTTTTCCATATACTCACTCATATCAATTCGTATCATTGCATGTTCATCATCAAATAATACTTCGGCTAATGCTCGTGCAAGCTCTGTTTTTCCAACACCGGTAGTTCCGAGAAATATAAACGAACCAATCGGACGATGTATATCCTGCAATCCTGAGCGCGAACGGCGGATTGCATTTGCAACTGCAGCAACAGCTTCATCTTGTCCAACAACACGATGGTGAAGTTCATCTTCAAGCCGTAATAATTTGCTTCTCTCACTTTCAAGCATTCTGCTTACAGGAATTCCTGTCCATTTAGCAACAACCTCAGCAATATCCTCAGCGTCAACTTCTTCCTTTAACATTTTTTTATCTTTTTGGGCATCTGCAAGTTTTTTAGTTTCTTCCTTCAGTTTCTTCTCAAGATCTACAATCTTTCCATAGCGGATTTCAGCAACTTTGCCAAGATTACCTTCGCGTTCGAATCGTTCTGCTTCAAGTTTAAGATTTTCAATTTCACTTTTCATTGAACGGATCTTCTGAATGTTTTCTTTTTCAAGATCCCAGTGTAATCTTAGTTCAGTTCGTTCTTCATTAAGCGCGGTTAATTCTTTTTCAAGCTCGTCCAGCCTTTTTGCCGAGGCATCATCTTTTTCTCTCTTTAATGCTTCGCGCTCTATCTCAAGCTGTTTTACTTTTCTTTCAAGAATATCAAGCTCTTCGGGCATAGAATCAATTTCAATTCTTAATTTTGATGCAGCTTCATCTATCAAATCAATCGCTTTGTCTGGAAGAAACCTGTCTGTTATATATCTTTCTGAAAGCTGAGTTGCTGCTACAATAGCTCCGTCTGTTATTCGAACACCGTGATGAACTTCGTAACGTTCTTTAAGTCCCCGAAGAATTGATATAGTATCTTCTTCAGATGGTTCTTCGATCAAAACTGGTTGAAATCTTCTTTCGAGAGCAGCATCTTTTTCGATGTGTTTTTTATATTCATCAAGTGTTGTTGCACCAACTGCGTGCAATTCACCACGAGCCAAAGCAGGTTTTAAAATATTTGCTGCATCCATTGCTCCTTGTGTTGCACCTGCACCGACAAGCGTATGGAGTTCATCAATAAAGAGAATAATCTCTCCATTAGATTCCTGCACTTCTTTAATTACTGCTTTTAATCTTTCCTCAAATTGCCCTCGGAATTGTGTGCCTGCAATAAGAGCTCCCATATCGAGTGCTACAATTCTTTTGCTCTTTAAATTTTCTGGAACATCGCCTGTAATAATTCTATGTGCAATGCCTTCTGCAATTGCAGTCTTCCCTACCCCGGGTTCACCAATTAAAACAGGATTGTTTTTCGTTCTTCGCGTAAGCACCTGCAGTACTCTTCTAATCTCATCATCTCTTCCAATAACCGGATCAAGTTTTCCTTGTTTAGCAAGTTCATTCAAATCTCTTCCATACTTTTCAAGTGATTGATAAGTATCTTCGGGGTTTTGAGATGTAACTCGTTGAGTTCCTCTAACTGTTTTTAGTGCAGAAAGAATATCTTTATAGGTTATTCCATTATCTCTTAATAACTGTCCGGCTTTTCCCTTATCATTAGATAAAGAAAGCAAAATATGTTCGGTTGATACATATTCATCTTTTAGATTCTTTGCTTCTTCGGCAGCTTCATCAAAAAGCTTTGCAAGAGTTTGAGACATTTGCTGATTGCCCAAACCGGTTCCGCTTACTTTTGGCAGTGCCTCGAGAAGTTGAACAACTTTAAGTTTTACTGCATTAAAATTTCCGCCGGTTTTTTTAATAACACTTTCGGCAACATTTCCGCTTTCCTGCACAATTGCGGCAAGAATATGTTCAGGTTCAACAATTTGATTTGTATAATTTTGCGCTATCTCTATTGCAGTCTGAACAATTTCCTGTGCTTTTACTGTAAGTCTATTAAAATTGAATGACATAGTTTTTTTCCTTTCTTAAAGTCGTCTTTGACAGGCTCAGACTGACAATTTTCTTGTGTCACGCTAAGCGAAGTCGAACTTTGACGACAACGACAGTCCATCTAACCCTTGCTTTTATTATACAACTCGCTGGCTTCTGTTAACATCTTAGTTAATCTGTTTACAAGTTTATGCGGATCATCCAGACTACCTTCAAGCAATAATGCCGACTCATAAAGCTGTTCTGTTGTATCAACAATAAACTGATCGTTTTCATTTTTCTTAAACACACTTACCAGATTAATTACAAGCTTATGATCTTTATTTATTTCCATCAATCTTTTTTGAGCCGGCATCGATAATCCCTGATTTGACATCTTCAATATTTTCTGCATAGTTGATGACATTGTATCATCCGGATTTATCAAAGTAGCCGGACTCCCCTTCAGCCTTTTTGATTCGTGAACTTCTGTAACTCTATCACCAAGGATTTCTTTCATCTTTAACATCAATCTGCCGAATGCTTTATCGTCTTCTTTGTTCAATTTTTCTTTTGGCTTTTCATCCTTAATAACATCCTCAAGTTTTTCAATATCTTTTAAGTTTGCAGCGTCAACAGATTTAAAATCAAAATCTTTATGCTTACGAATAGAAGTCATCACAAATTCATCAACCGGATCGTATAAATAAAGCACTTCCAAACCCTTCGATTTAAATATCTCAAGGTGTGGATTCATATCAATTGCTTCTCTGCCGGAACCAAGCGCATAATAAATATCTTTCTGATCCTTTTTCATTCTTCCCACATATTCCTGCAGAGAAACAAGTTCTTTTTCATCTTTGCTTTCGGATGAATTAAATCTTAACAAAGCCTGATATTTTTCCATATTTGTAAAATCCATATATCCAAGCTTAAAAATTCTTCCATGTTCTTTCCAGAACTCTGCATAACGCTCAGGCGAATCCTTTGCAATCTTTGTTAAATGTGAAAGGACATTGTTCGTTACGCTCTGTGAAATTTTTGTGAAAATTATATTTTCCTGCAAAGTTTCTCTTGAGATGTTTAGCGGCAGATCTTCAGAATCAACCACTCCTTTAACAAAACTCAGATATTCGGGGAGCAAATCTTTATTCTGATGTTGAATCAGAACTCTTCTCACATACAAATCCAATCCGTAGTCATCACGATTCCAACGCCAAAATTCATAGCTTTTCTTCGGAATGAAAAGTAATGTATTGAACTGTATCGGTGCATCAACAGATGTGTGAATAGTTTCAAGAGGCTCTTCGTTATCATAGGTCAGAAACTTGTAGAACTCATCATACTGTTCTTTTTTAATAGATGATTTCGGTTCACGCCAAAGGGCTGCGATTGTGTTGATCTTCTCATTCTCAAGATAGATCGGGAATGAAATAAAGTTTGAATGTTTTTTAATTATGGATTCAAGACGATGTTTTTCAGCAAATTCTTTTGCTTCATCTTTCAAATGGATTTCAATTGTTGTTCCGCGCTTTGATTCCTCACTTAATTCAGAAATTTCATAATCACCAAGACCATCTGATTTCCATTCAACAGCAGGCTCATCATTTTTATAAGATTTTGTCCTTAACACAACCTCTTTGGCTACCATAAAAACAGAATAGAAACCGATTCCAAATCTTCCAATAATATTGTTGACAGCTTCTTTATTTTCAGATAGTTGTTGTAAAAATTCTTCTGATCCTGATTTTGCAATCGTTCCGATATTCGCAATCAACTCATCACGGGTCATTCCAATTCCAGTGTCTGTAATTGTAACAAGATTTTTCTTGTCATCAAAAGCTATCTTTATTTCCAATGGAAGATCTTTATCAAAAATATCAGTCCCTTTATTTGATTCAAACCGGATTTTATCCAAAGCATCTGAAGCATTTGAAATTAACTCACGTAAAAAAATATCTTTACTTGTATAAAGTGAGTGTACAAGAATATCAAGCAATTTTTTTGTTTCAGCTTTAAATTCAAATTTTGTTTTAGTTGTCTCTGTCATTTTATCTCCTTTGCTCGAATGACATTATTCTGGTCTTAATGATTTTAACTTATTAAATAATTCTTTCTCTTCCCTGTTAAGATTTTTGGGAACTGTAACGTGAATATTTATGAATAAATCTTTCCGCACTCCATTCTCAATCTGTCCCAATCCTTTAAGTCTTAAAACTTTTTCAGATTCTGTTCCCTCCGGAATACTCACACTTACTGTTTTCCCATCAAGTGTTTCGATACTCTCTTTCCCACCAAGAACAGCAGTATATAAATCAATATCAAGATTGTAAAAAAGCTGGTTATCTTTTATTTCATAAAAAGGATGTTGAAGAACGTGTATGGTTAAAAACAAATCTCCTTTTATTCCGCCGGCAGTTTTTGATCTACCCAAGCCTTTTAATCTAAGTTTTTGTCCATCTTTTGTTCCAGCGTTAATTTTCACCTTTAGCTTTTTCCCATCAACATTTATTGTCTTTTCACTTCCGTTAAAAACATCCTCAAGCGAAACATTTAAGACAGCTTGAACATCCACTGCTGTTCTTTGCTGACTTGTTCTTCCTCCGCTAAATCCCCTGCCGCCTCCAAAAAACGATTCAAAGAAATCTGAAAATCCCCCGCCCATACTGCCAAAGATATCACCAATATCACCACTGAATTCATAGGCAGCGCCTGATCCCGAACTTCTTCCACCGCCAAAGTGAGCAAAGAAATCATCAAACCCCTGCCCGCCAGTGTGTTGGTATTGTTTCCAGTTTGCCCCAAGCGTATCATACTTTTTACGTTTTTCAGGGTCACTCAAAACTTCATTAGCCTCTGTAATTTCTTTAAACTTTTCTTCAGCAGCTTTATTCCCCTGATTACGATCAGGATGGTATTTCATCGCAAGCTTACGATATGCTTTTTTGATTTCGCCCTGCGTTGCTGATTTTTCTACACCGAGTATTTTATAATAATCTTTGTATTCCATTTTGTAGAAATTAACTTATATCACTTTTTAAATTTACTAAAATTGTTTCTTCAACATCATCAGATACTGTATTCTTTTGATTTGCATAACAGTTTTTTCTTTAATAAAAAAAGGGTAACCGAACAGCTACCCTTTTCATCATCATCTACTCTTTTCTTATTTCACTTTGATTTCTATTTCTTTCGGCTTTGCTTCTTCGGCTTTTGGAATAGTAATAGTTAACTGTCCATTTGCAAATTCAGCATTTATTTTCTCTTCCTGAATCAATTCAGGCAGATTAAATGATCTGAAATATTTACCATAAGATTTTTCTATTCTATGGCTCTTTGCATCCTTAGTTTCTTCCTCCTGAACTCTTTCACCACTGATATTCAATTTACCATTTGAAAAAGAGATTTTAACATCTTCTTTTTTGATTCCAGGTAAATCAATTTTTAATGTATAATTATCTTTGTTTTCATAGATATCAGTCAATGGCATCCAAACTGCATTTTCATACTCTGTATCTATTTCTTTGCTCTTTGAAATACCAAAACGGTTCTCAAGCGAACTAAACATTTTGTTAAACTCTCTTTCGAAATCAATAAGATCTCTAACGGGATTAAATCTTACTAGTGTCATTTTAAGTCTCCTTATTTATATATTTTAGTTAATTGTTTAATTTCAAATTCGATTCATATTAAGCAAGCAGTGTGCCGGGCTTGTAAAATCACTGTAACTCATTGTATTATATTGGGTTATGGGATTTTCAGATTTTTATTTGTTTACTGTCATATTGGCTAACAAAATGACAAACATCTCAAATAATGCAAATAATCGTCATATTTAACTGTCGTAATGTCAATTTACTTGATAGGCCATATTGTTAATTAAATATTGAATTATCTTTTATTATTAACTATTTTTGCAATCTTAAGTTTGAGCATTATTAAAGTGAAAGAAGATACAATTATTGCATTGGCAACCCCAGCTGGAGTTGGTGCCATCTCGGTTATCAGAGCAAGCGGCCCAAAGGCTTTTACTGTTGTTGATAAATTCTTTTTCGGAAAAACCAGAATCG is a window of Ignavibacterium sp. DNA encoding:
- a CDS encoding ImmA/IrrE family metallo-endopeptidase; its protein translation is MPKIKHSILEWARKNSLLSVGEAAKKLNIKDDKKLHAVEKLLAYESGEKKPSRSLLLRMSQQYRQPLLFFYLDKPPIKGDRGEDFRTLPDQFDEIENINVDILIRDIKARQSTIRETLIEADEEIKLRFIGKNKISDGVKPVVQTIRTTINIDLDDFRNQPNHKEAFRYLRQKIEGIGVFVLLKGNLGSYHTNIAVTAFRGFALADDIAPFIVINDQDSESAWSFTLIHELVHLVLGKTGISGYYAEKRIEKFCNDVASEFLLPQIEFEKFNPALNNFDNLKSEISQYASLKKLSSTHLAYRLYKSGKIKEPVWQQLRDFYLNSWMEKQKMEREKNKLKEGGPDYYVIKNYKLGSLVELVQRLTYAGALTTTKAGMLLEIKPLKVHRLFQPEQYL
- the clpB gene encoding ATP-dependent chaperone ClpB; this encodes MSFNFNRLTVKAQEIVQTAIEIAQNYTNQIVEPEHILAAIVQESGNVAESVIKKTGGNFNAVKLKVVQLLEALPKVSGTGLGNQQMSQTLAKLFDEAAEEAKNLKDEYVSTEHILLSLSNDKGKAGQLLRDNGITYKDILSALKTVRGTQRVTSQNPEDTYQSLEKYGRDLNELAKQGKLDPVIGRDDEIRRVLQVLTRRTKNNPVLIGEPGVGKTAIAEGIAHRIITGDVPENLKSKRIVALDMGALIAGTQFRGQFEERLKAVIKEVQESNGEIILFIDELHTLVGAGATQGAMDAANILKPALARGELHAVGATTLDEYKKHIEKDAALERRFQPVLIEEPSEEDTISILRGLKERYEVHHGVRITDGAIVAATQLSERYITDRFLPDKAIDLIDEAASKLRIEIDSMPEELDILERKVKQLEIEREALKREKDDASAKRLDELEKELTALNEERTELRLHWDLEKENIQKIRSMKSEIENLKLEAERFEREGNLGKVAEIRYGKIVDLEKKLKEETKKLADAQKDKKMLKEEVDAEDIAEVVAKWTGIPVSRMLESERSKLLRLEDELHHRVVGQDEAVAAVANAIRRSRSGLQDIHRPIGSFIFLGTTGVGKTELARALAEVLFDDEHAMIRIDMSEYMEKFSVSRLIGAPPGYVGYEEGGQLTEAVRRRPYSVVLLDEIEKAHSDVFNVLLQVLDDGRLTDNQGRTVNFKNTIIIMTSNIGSHIIQDKLESYNEQNAEEILGQLREQMHDLLRRTIRPEFLNRIDEIVLFKPLLKSEIRKIVDIQLERVKKMLKEKEMILEVSDDAKDWLAQLGYDVTFGARPLKRVIQKYLINPLSQELLAGNFVDGDTIKISVGNNARLSFSK
- the htpG gene encoding molecular chaperone HtpG, yielding MTETTKTKFEFKAETKKLLDILVHSLYTSKDIFLRELISNASDALDKIRFESNKGTDIFDKDLPLEIKIAFDDKKNLVTITDTGIGMTRDELIANIGTIAKSGSEEFLQQLSENKEAVNNIIGRFGIGFYSVFMVAKEVVLRTKSYKNDEPAVEWKSDGLGDYEISELSEESKRGTTIEIHLKDEAKEFAEKHRLESIIKKHSNFISFPIYLENEKINTIAALWREPKSSIKKEQYDEFYKFLTYDNEEPLETIHTSVDAPIQFNTLLFIPKKSYEFWRWNRDDYGLDLYVRRVLIQHQNKDLLPEYLSFVKGVVDSEDLPLNISRETLQENIIFTKISQSVTNNVLSHLTKIAKDSPERYAEFWKEHGRIFKLGYMDFTNMEKYQALLRFNSSESKDEKELVSLQEYVGRMKKDQKDIYYALGSGREAIDMNPHLEIFKSKGLEVLYLYDPVDEFVMTSIRKHKDFDFKSVDAANLKDIEKLEDVIKDEKPKEKLNKEDDKAFGRLMLKMKEILGDRVTEVHESKRLKGSPATLINPDDTMSSTMQKILKMSNQGLSMPAQKRLMEINKDHKLVINLVSVFKKNENDQFIVDTTEQLYESALLLEGSLDDPHKLVNRLTKMLTEASELYNKSKG
- a CDS encoding J domain-containing protein, giving the protein MEYKDYYKILGVEKSATQGEIKKAYRKLAMKYHPDRNQGNKAAEEKFKEITEANEVLSDPEKRKKYDTLGANWKQYQHTGGQGFDDFFAHFGGGRSSGSGAAYEFSGDIGDIFGSMGGGFSDFFESFFGGGRGFSGGRTSQQRTAVDVQAVLNVSLEDVFNGSEKTINVDGKKLKVKINAGTKDGQKLRLKGLGRSKTAGGIKGDLFLTIHVLQHPFYEIKDNQLFYNLDIDLYTAVLGGKESIETLDGKTVSVSIPEGTESEKVLRLKGLGQIENGVRKDLFINIHVTVPKNLNREEKELFNKLKSLRPE
- a CDS encoding Hsp20/alpha crystallin family protein, encoding MTLVRFNPVRDLIDFEREFNKMFSSLENRFGISKSKEIDTEYENAVWMPLTDIYENKDNYTLKIDLPGIKKEDVKISFSNGKLNISGERVQEEETKDAKSHRIEKSYGKYFRSFNLPELIQEEKINAEFANGQLTITIPKAEEAKPKEIEIKVK